The nucleotide window tatctAACCTTATGGTGAATAAATTCCTATAATTATCCATCCTTTTCAGTACCTTGACCAAAGAATCTTTTGGAGTATTAACAATATGATGACTCTTGCTTGATGTATACTATATAGCATGCAAAAAAGGGGCAAACTTTTTTGTGGCAACTCAAACCAATCAGAACTTTAGCAAGCAAACTACCATTGACTATTAAGATGCTAAAACTTATGATCTTTATATTCAACAACAGCATACTGTTACCCGATCCTTGCAGTTCCCACCTACAGATGTGCGTAGGAGAAAAATGAAAGCAATTAAATgggcataaaaataaataaatagagagGGAAAGGCCCACTAAATTACATATCATCATCTGAGATATGGTGGTTGTTAATAGAGTGGTAAGAAAGAACAAAGGACAAGAGCATGAGGTTGCATGACCTTTTGCGGCAGTAGCTTATAAATTCCCAGACTTCTTGGCCTTCTTGGATGAAGGGAAAGCGTCGGCGATCATGTCCAAGAGGCACCGCTGCGACTCCCTCAACATCTCGGCCCTCTTCGTCTCCATCTCCATCCAATCTCTCTCCATCTCCCTCATCAGCTCCATCCTCCTCTTCTCCATCCGCACCAAGGTGTCGCTGAACCCCCTCACAGCTGCCGCCAGCTGCGACATGGCCTCCACACCGCTTGCGCCCTCCCCCTCCGATTCTTCCTGCTCGGAGTCCCCTTCCTCCACCTCAAAATTTCTCCTTTTGGGGAGGACGTGATTCCTGCGAACTTTAGATGGCCCCCAATTGGGCTCCCGAAGGATCCCGTTGATGCTCCGAGTGTTGCTCCCCGCCCTTTCGCCCTCGTCGTCGTTGTCGTCGGCTTCGTCGGCGTCGTCCTCGTCGGTGGAGAGGGCGGAGGAGGGAGGCGGGCGACCCGGGGGTCGGATGGAGAGGGGAAGGGGCCCGCGCTCCATGCGGTCCATGCGGCCGAAGAAGGGCCAGGCGGAGGGCACGGGGCGGAGACGCTCGGCGCGGTACCGTTTGCGGAGCTTCTCGATCTTGTGGCGGCACTGGGTGCCGGTCTTGGAGGGCTCGTCGAGGCCGCAGCGGGCCGCGACGGTGGCGGCAACATCCTCCCACTGATGTGCCTTGAGCTGGCCGCGCTTCAAGGCGTACCATCGCTCCTC belongs to Musa acuminata AAA Group cultivar baxijiao chromosome BXJ3-5, Cavendish_Baxijiao_AAA, whole genome shotgun sequence and includes:
- the LOC135638468 gene encoding trihelix transcription factor ENAP2-like yields the protein MDAAGSAERRPGPPPPPPRKAAPGQPWSHIETAHLIDSYEERWYALKRGQLKAHQWEDVAATVAARCGLDEPSKTGTQCRHKIEKLRKRYRAERLRPVPSAWPFFGRMDRMERGPLPLSIRPPGRPPPSSALSTDEDDADEADDNDDEGERAGSNTRSINGILREPNWGPSKVRRNHVLPKRRNFEVEEGDSEQEESEGEGASGVEAMSQLAAAVRGFSDTLVRMEKRRMELMREMERDWMEMETKRAEMLRESQRCLLDMIADAFPSSKKAKKSGNL